A window of Calonectris borealis chromosome 3, bCalBor7.hap1.2, whole genome shotgun sequence contains these coding sequences:
- the RPS12 gene encoding small ribosomal subunit protein eS12: MAEEGITAGGVMDVNTALQEVLKTALIHDGLARGIREAAKALDKRQAHLCVLASNCDEPTYVKLVEALCAEHQINLIKVDDNKKLGEWVGLCKIDREGKPRKVVGCSCVVVKDYGKESQAKDVIEEYFKCKK; the protein is encoded by the exons ATGGCCGAGGAAGG CATTACTGCTGGAGGTGTAATGGATGTTAACACCGCCCTGCAAGAAGTGCTGAAGACCGCACTTATCCATGATGGCCTAGCTCGTGGTATTCGTGAAGCAGCCAAAGCCTTGGACAA ACGCCAAGCCCATCTTTGTGTTCTGGCTTCAAATTGTGATGAACCCACGTACGTAAAGTTAGTTGAAGCACTTTGTGCAGAACATCAGATCAACTTAATAAAG GTTGATGACAACAAGAAACTGGGTGAATGGGTAGGTCTCTGCAAGattgacagagaaggaaaacctCGCAAAGTAGTGGGCTGCAGTTGTGTGGTTGTCAAA GACTATGGCAAGGAATCTCAGGCCAAAGATGTCATCGAGGAGTACTTCAAGTGcaagaaatga